A single Lolium perenne isolate Kyuss_39 chromosome 6, Kyuss_2.0, whole genome shotgun sequence DNA region contains:
- the LOC127307448 gene encoding inactive protein FON2 SPARE1-like, which translates to MRRPRAATAAFVVLLLWLAALTFASRGCPGCESLLGDRTSVSLPRKMLLAVETLDVSSASTSARPQDRQRHHHHHHQHHHHQHHPQGKWNWQGIPPSAAANGGDARFGAEKRLVPTGPNPLHH; encoded by the coding sequence ATGAGACGAcctcgcgccgccaccgccgccttcgtcgtcctcctcctgtgGCTCGCCGCTCTCACCTTCGCGTCCCGCGGCTGCCCCGGCTGCGAAAGCTTGCTCGGCGACCGGACCTCCGTCTCTCTGCCAAGGAAGATGCTCCTCGCCGTGGAGACCCTCGACGTCTCCTCGGCGTCCACCTCTGCTCGACCGCAGGATCGGCAacggcatcatcatcatcatcaccagcaCCACCATCATCAGCACCATCCCCAGGGTAAATGGAACTGGCAGGGAATTCCACCATCCGCCGCTGCAAACGGCGGCGATGCCCGGTTCGGCGCGGAGAAGAGGCTGGTGCCGACGGGCCCAAATCCCTTGCATCACTGA